A DNA window from Thermoplasmata archaeon contains the following coding sequences:
- a CDS encoding type IV pilin produces MKTVRRPPSDAVSPIVAEILLVAVTVVLAAVLYLMASGLLTSRATIPPVVAFSSVQPFPSGTYNATFSVADASRAVTIPNFHFVLKVGATFGPASDFAASGVPVPVSVNGTVYRVTWLDVNGGGTLAAGDTITVSGNGVSLPRSTSFDFFLLWTDGSQLTHEAWTTP; encoded by the coding sequence ATGAAGACCGTGCGCCGCCCGCCGTCGGATGCCGTATCGCCCATCGTGGCGGAGATCCTCCTGGTTGCCGTCACGGTCGTCCTCGCGGCCGTCCTGTACCTGATGGCGAGCGGCCTGCTCACCAGCCGCGCCACCATCCCACCCGTCGTCGCCTTCTCGAGCGTCCAACCGTTCCCGAGCGGCACGTACAACGCAACCTTCTCCGTGGCCGACGCGTCCCGCGCGGTGACGATCCCCAACTTCCACTTCGTCCTCAAGGTGGGTGCGACGTTCGGCCCCGCGTCCGACTTCGCGGCGAGCGGCGTTCCCGTCCCGGTCAGCGTGAACGGGACCGTGTACCGGGTCACGTGGCTCGACGTCAATGGCGGGGGCACCCTGGCCGCGGGCGACACGATCACGGTCAGCGGGAACGGCGTCTCCCTCCCGCGATCCACGAGCTTCGACTTCTTCCTCCTCTGGACGGACGGCTCCCAGCTCACCCACGAGGCCTGGACGACCCCCTAG